From a single Micromonospora sp. WMMD1102 genomic region:
- a CDS encoding xanthine dehydrogenase family protein molybdopterin-binding subunit, giving the protein MSPVLGAALDRVDGRAKVTGTARYSGELNLPGLAHAVLVGAEVPSGRIVGIDCRQASLADGVHAILTHLDLPRVAATPTLVPSLAGLVAHGQSFFPMQDDVVHYAGQPVAIVVADTIERAEYAGSLVQLTYAELPSTTLLDQGRDRAYEPERIFGGLLPGRNPTRGDPEAALRDAEVRLDLTYRFAANHHNPLEASTTTAVWDDTDRLTLYDSTQGPAATQLSVAELLGLAPTRVRVVSHYVGGGFGSKALIWPHVTLAALAARQLGRPVRLVLSRDQMFHSCGHREEQEQRIRLGAGRDGRLVALTHDKISLTSPFDDWAEPSLETVSATYAAPNYAGGYRLVRGNTITPTVTRAPGKATGMFALESAMDELAYATGVDPLELRLRNHADTDPDTGRPWSSKGLRECYQRGAELFGWAGRDPTPGSRREGHLLIGTGMATSAYPVAAPISPQRARARMYIDGSAVVEAGISEFGTGALTAMTQVAADGLGLPFDRVRFVGGSTDLPNIAAAVGSAGSGATSSPVHLACTGLRDQLVGQAVADRQSPLHGADPAGVVVRDGRMCLRDQPEVGETYAELLTRNRLPDVETVGTWQPVLPETTDHAMQTFGAQFAEVAVDADLGLVRVRRMVGVFAPGRVLNRRTVHGQLMGGMLWGLGQALLEATRMDPHTGRWANANLADYLVPLNIDVPDVTVEVIEVPDPVVNPLGVKGVGEIGVVGAAAAIANAVHHATGRRIRHLPITVEDLL; this is encoded by the coding sequence ATGAGTCCGGTGCTCGGGGCCGCCCTCGACCGGGTGGACGGCCGGGCCAAGGTCACCGGCACGGCCCGGTACTCCGGCGAGCTGAACCTGCCCGGTCTGGCCCACGCGGTACTCGTCGGTGCCGAGGTGCCGAGCGGCCGGATCGTCGGAATCGACTGCCGGCAGGCCAGCCTCGCCGACGGCGTGCACGCGATTCTCACCCACCTCGACCTGCCCCGGGTCGCCGCCACACCAACGCTCGTCCCGTCGCTGGCCGGGCTGGTCGCACACGGGCAGAGCTTCTTCCCGATGCAGGACGACGTGGTGCACTACGCCGGGCAGCCGGTCGCGATCGTCGTCGCCGACACCATCGAACGGGCCGAGTACGCGGGCAGCCTGGTCCAGCTGACCTATGCCGAGCTGCCCTCGACGACCCTGCTCGACCAGGGGCGCGACCGGGCGTACGAGCCGGAACGGATCTTCGGCGGGCTGCTACCCGGCCGGAACCCGACCCGGGGCGACCCGGAGGCGGCACTGCGCGACGCCGAGGTGCGCCTCGACCTGACGTACCGGTTCGCGGCCAACCACCACAATCCGCTGGAGGCGTCCACGACCACCGCCGTCTGGGACGACACCGACCGGCTCACCCTCTACGACTCGACCCAGGGGCCGGCCGCCACCCAGCTCAGCGTCGCCGAGCTCCTCGGCCTGGCACCGACCCGGGTACGGGTGGTCAGCCACTACGTCGGCGGCGGTTTCGGGTCCAAGGCGCTGATCTGGCCACACGTCACCCTCGCCGCGCTCGCCGCCCGCCAGCTCGGCCGGCCGGTCCGGCTCGTCCTCAGCCGGGACCAGATGTTCCACTCCTGCGGACACCGGGAGGAGCAGGAGCAGCGGATCCGGCTCGGCGCCGGCCGGGACGGGCGGCTGGTGGCGCTCACCCACGACAAGATCTCGCTGACCTCGCCCTTCGACGACTGGGCCGAGCCCTCCCTGGAGACGGTCTCGGCCACCTACGCCGCGCCGAACTACGCCGGCGGCTACCGGCTGGTCCGGGGCAACACCATCACGCCGACCGTCACCCGGGCCCCCGGCAAGGCGACCGGAATGTTCGCGCTGGAGTCCGCGATGGACGAACTCGCCTACGCCACCGGGGTCGACCCGCTGGAGCTGCGGCTGCGCAACCACGCCGACACCGACCCGGACACCGGCAGGCCGTGGTCGAGCAAGGGGCTGCGGGAGTGCTACCAGCGCGGCGCCGAACTCTTCGGCTGGGCCGGCCGCGACCCGACCCCCGGCAGCCGGCGGGAGGGGCACCTGCTGATCGGCACCGGGATGGCCACCTCCGCCTACCCGGTGGCCGCGCCGATCAGCCCGCAACGGGCCCGGGCCCGGATGTACATCGACGGCAGCGCCGTCGTCGAGGCCGGCATCTCCGAGTTCGGCACCGGCGCGCTGACCGCGATGACCCAGGTGGCGGCGGACGGCCTCGGCCTGCCGTTCGACCGGGTACGGTTCGTCGGCGGCAGCACCGACCTGCCGAACATCGCCGCCGCGGTCGGCTCGGCCGGCTCGGGGGCGACCAGTTCACCCGTACACCTGGCCTGCACCGGGCTGCGCGACCAGCTCGTCGGGCAGGCGGTGGCGGACCGGCAGTCGCCGCTGCACGGCGCCGACCCGGCCGGGGTGGTGGTACGCGACGGCCGGATGTGCCTGCGCGACCAGCCCGAGGTCGGCGAGACGTACGCCGAGCTGCTCACCCGCAACCGCCTCCCGGACGTGGAGACGGTCGGCACCTGGCAGCCGGTCCTGCCGGAGACGACCGACCACGCGATGCAGACCTTCGGCGCCCAGTTCGCCGAGGTGGCGGTCGACGCCGACCTGGGCCTGGTCCGGGTACGCCGGATGGTCGGCGTCTTCGCCCCCGGCCGGGTGCTCAACCGCCGGACCGTGCACGGTCAGCTGATGGGCGGGATGCTGTGGGGGCTGGGCCAGGCGCTGCTGGAGGCGACCCGGATGGACCCGCACACCGGGCGCTGGGCCAACGCCAACCTCGCCGACTACCTGGTGCCGCTCAACATCGACGTCCCGGACGTCACCGTCGAGGTGATCGAGGTACCCGACCCGGTGGTCAACCCGCTCGGGGTGAAGGGGGTGGGCGAGATCGGTGTGGTCGGCGCCGCCGCCGCGATCGCCAACGCCGTCCACCACGCCACCGGCCGCCGGATCCGGCACCTCCCCATCACCGTCGAAGACCTGCTCTGA
- the leuS gene encoding leucine--tRNA ligase encodes MTTEAAESAADIPPFRYTAGLAGEIEARWQDRWAERGTFRAPNPVGPLADPGHPRADAEKLFVLDMFPYPSGAGLHVGHPLGYIGTDCYARYQRMLGRNVLHTMGFDAFGLPAEQYAVQTGTHPRATTEANIGYFRAQLRRLGMGHDDRRSVATIDTDYYRWTQWIFLRIYNSWYDTAAGRARPIAELVAEFTAGTRATPDGRGWAELSGTERRRIVDDHRLAYVSAAPVNWCPGLGTVLANEEVTADGRSERGNFPVFKRNLKQWMMRITAYGDRLVEDLDTLDWPEPIKLNQRNWIGRSTGAHIDFPTAAAPVRVFTTRPDTVFGATYLVLAPEHPLVGTLAGDTWPEGTRPAWTGGQPTPRAAVDAYRKAAGASTDIERQAENREKTGVFVGAYASNPVSGAQIPIFVADYVLAGYGTGAIMAVPGQDERDWEFAEVFELPIVRTVQPPENFDGRAYPGEGPAVNSAAPDRGLDLNGLFVADAKARTIEWLEANGYGSGAVTYRLRDWLFSRQRYWGEPFPIVYDEQGDPHPLPESVLPVELPEVDDFAPRTFDPDDADTDPETPLSRRRDWVEVELDLGDGPKRYTRETNVMPQWAGSCWYELRYLDPANPDRLVDPANERYWMGPRSPGDPGGVDLYVGGQEHAVLHLLYARFWHKVLYDLGHVSSAEPYRRLYNQGIIQAYAFQDDRGSYVEASEVHEDDGRYYFGDQQVTRVYGKMGKSLRNVVTPDEMCEAYGADTFRVYEMSTGPLDVSRPWETRAVVGAYRFLQRVWRTVVDERTGELRVTDAPADEQTRRLLHRIVDGVRGDLTDLRMNTAIAKLIELTNALTRLDATPREVAEPLLLMLSPFAPHLAEELWERLGHSGSLAYEAFPVADPSLLVAETVTYPVQVNGKVRGRVEVPAEAAEEAIRSAALAAVAEHLAGREPRKVIVVPGRMVSVVG; translated from the coding sequence ATGACGACCGAGGCAGCCGAGTCGGCGGCGGACATCCCGCCGTTCCGGTACACGGCCGGGCTGGCCGGCGAGATCGAGGCCCGCTGGCAGGACCGGTGGGCGGAGCGGGGCACCTTCCGGGCGCCCAACCCGGTCGGCCCGCTGGCCGACCCGGGCCACCCCCGGGCGGACGCCGAGAAGCTGTTCGTGCTGGACATGTTCCCGTACCCGTCCGGGGCGGGGTTGCACGTCGGGCATCCGCTGGGCTACATCGGCACCGACTGCTACGCCCGCTACCAGCGGATGCTCGGGCGCAACGTGCTGCACACAATGGGCTTCGACGCGTTCGGGCTGCCCGCCGAGCAGTACGCGGTGCAGACCGGCACCCACCCCCGGGCCACCACCGAAGCGAACATCGGCTACTTCCGGGCCCAGCTGCGCCGGCTGGGAATGGGGCACGACGACCGCCGTTCGGTGGCGACGATCGACACCGACTACTACCGCTGGACGCAGTGGATCTTCCTGCGGATCTACAACTCCTGGTACGACACCGCCGCCGGCCGGGCCCGGCCGATCGCCGAGCTGGTCGCCGAGTTCACCGCGGGCACCCGGGCCACCCCGGACGGCCGGGGCTGGGCCGAACTGTCCGGGACCGAGCGGCGGCGGATCGTCGACGACCACCGGCTGGCGTACGTCTCCGCGGCGCCGGTCAACTGGTGCCCGGGGCTGGGCACGGTGCTGGCCAACGAGGAGGTGACCGCGGACGGCCGGTCGGAGCGGGGTAACTTCCCGGTCTTCAAGCGCAACCTGAAGCAGTGGATGATGCGGATCACCGCGTACGGCGACCGGCTGGTCGAGGACCTGGACACGCTGGACTGGCCCGAGCCGATCAAGCTGAACCAGCGGAACTGGATCGGCCGGTCGACCGGCGCGCACATCGACTTCCCGACCGCCGCCGCCCCGGTCCGGGTCTTCACCACCCGGCCGGACACCGTCTTCGGGGCCACCTACCTGGTGCTGGCCCCGGAGCACCCGCTCGTCGGGACGCTGGCCGGCGACACCTGGCCGGAGGGGACCAGGCCGGCCTGGACCGGCGGGCAGCCCACCCCGCGGGCCGCCGTGGACGCCTACCGGAAGGCGGCCGGAGCCAGCACCGACATCGAGCGGCAGGCGGAGAACCGGGAGAAGACCGGCGTCTTCGTCGGGGCGTACGCCAGCAACCCGGTGAGCGGGGCACAGATCCCGATCTTCGTCGCCGACTACGTGCTGGCCGGCTACGGCACCGGGGCGATCATGGCGGTTCCCGGGCAGGACGAGCGGGACTGGGAGTTCGCCGAGGTCTTCGAGCTGCCGATCGTGCGTACCGTGCAGCCGCCGGAGAACTTCGACGGCAGGGCGTACCCCGGGGAGGGGCCGGCGGTCAACAGCGCCGCGCCGGATCGCGGCCTCGACCTGAACGGGCTGTTCGTCGCCGACGCCAAGGCCAGGACCATCGAGTGGCTGGAGGCGAACGGGTACGGCTCCGGCGCGGTCACCTACCGGCTGCGAGACTGGCTGTTCAGCCGGCAGCGGTACTGGGGTGAGCCGTTCCCGATCGTCTACGACGAGCAGGGCGACCCGCACCCGCTGCCCGAGTCGGTGCTGCCGGTCGAACTGCCCGAGGTGGACGACTTCGCGCCGCGCACCTTCGACCCGGACGACGCCGACACCGACCCGGAGACCCCGCTGTCGAGGCGCAGGGACTGGGTCGAGGTCGAGCTGGACCTGGGCGACGGGCCGAAGCGGTACACCCGGGAGACGAACGTGATGCCGCAGTGGGCCGGCTCCTGCTGGTACGAGCTGCGCTACCTGGACCCGGCCAACCCCGACCGCCTCGTCGACCCGGCCAACGAGCGGTACTGGATGGGCCCGCGCTCGCCCGGCGACCCGGGTGGCGTCGACCTGTACGTCGGCGGCCAGGAGCACGCCGTGCTGCACCTGCTGTACGCCCGCTTCTGGCACAAGGTGCTGTACGACCTGGGCCACGTCTCGTCCGCCGAGCCGTACCGCCGGCTCTACAACCAGGGCATCATCCAGGCGTACGCGTTCCAGGACGACCGGGGCAGCTACGTCGAGGCGTCCGAGGTGCACGAGGACGACGGCCGGTACTACTTCGGCGACCAGCAGGTCACCCGGGTGTACGGCAAGATGGGCAAGTCGCTGCGGAACGTGGTGACCCCGGACGAGATGTGCGAGGCGTACGGCGCCGACACCTTCCGGGTCTACGAGATGTCGACGGGCCCGCTGGACGTCTCCCGGCCCTGGGAGACCCGGGCGGTGGTCGGGGCGTACCGGTTCCTGCAACGGGTCTGGCGGACCGTCGTCGACGAGCGGACCGGCGAGCTGCGGGTCACCGACGCGCCGGCCGACGAGCAGACCCGCCGGCTGCTGCACCGGATCGTCGACGGGGTCCGGGGCGACCTCACCGACCTCCGGATGAACACCGCGATCGCCAAGCTGATCGAGCTGACCAACGCGCTGACCAGGCTGGACGCCACCCCCCGCGAGGTGGCCGAGCCGCTGCTGCTGATGCTGTCGCCGTTCGCCCCGCACCTGGCCGAGGAGCTGTGGGAGCGGCTGGGGCACAGCGGGTCGCTGGCGTACGAGGCGTTTCCGGTGGCCGACCCGAGCCTGCTGGTCGCCGAGACGGTGACGTACCCGGTGCAGGTAAACGGCAAGGTGCGGGGTCGGGTGGAGGTGCCGGCGGAGGCGGCCGAGGAGGCGATCCGGTCCGCCGCGCTGGCCGCGGTCGCCGAACACCTGGCCGGCCGCGAGCCCCGCAAGGTGATCGTGGTCCCGGGCCGCATGGTAAGCGTGGTCGGCTGA
- a CDS encoding MoxR family ATPase produces MTSQTWDELGGAVPSDQFRAASEAIVANIEEVIEGKTATVRLALAVLLAEGHLLIEDVPGVGKTKLAKALARSIDCSVRRIQFTPDLLPSDVTGVSVYNQETHDFEFKPGAVFANLVVGDEINRASPKTQSALLESMEERQVTVDGVTYELQTPFMVIATQNPIEMEGTYPLPEAQRDRFTARIAMGYPDPGAELAMLDVHGGRDPIHELRPVSDALTVRKLIATVRDVHVADAVKQYAVDLVTATREAPDLRLGASPRATLQLLRTARAVAALEGRDYVLPDDLQALAVPVLAHRVISTADAQLARRTTDAIISDLVHRLPLPHERQRSPYDTRPATGDGSSGRSQYEPRGR; encoded by the coding sequence GTGACTTCACAGACCTGGGACGAACTGGGTGGCGCAGTGCCGAGCGACCAGTTCCGCGCCGCCAGCGAGGCGATCGTGGCCAACATCGAAGAGGTCATCGAGGGCAAGACCGCGACGGTCCGGCTCGCACTCGCCGTACTGCTGGCCGAGGGCCATCTCCTGATCGAGGACGTACCCGGGGTCGGGAAGACGAAGCTGGCCAAGGCGCTGGCCCGGTCGATCGACTGCTCGGTCCGGCGCATCCAGTTCACCCCCGACCTGCTGCCCAGCGACGTCACCGGGGTCAGCGTCTACAACCAGGAGACGCACGACTTCGAGTTCAAGCCGGGCGCGGTCTTCGCCAACCTGGTGGTCGGCGACGAGATCAACCGGGCCTCGCCGAAGACCCAGTCCGCCCTGCTGGAGAGCATGGAGGAACGGCAGGTCACCGTCGACGGGGTCACCTACGAGCTGCAGACGCCGTTCATGGTGATCGCCACCCAGAACCCGATCGAGATGGAGGGGACCTATCCGCTGCCGGAGGCGCAGCGCGACAGGTTCACCGCCCGGATCGCGATGGGCTACCCCGACCCGGGTGCCGAGCTGGCCATGCTGGACGTGCACGGCGGCCGGGACCCGATCCACGAACTCCGCCCGGTCTCGGACGCCCTGACGGTACGGAAGCTGATCGCGACGGTCCGCGACGTGCACGTCGCCGACGCCGTCAAGCAGTACGCCGTCGACCTGGTCACCGCCACCCGGGAAGCCCCGGACCTGCGGCTCGGCGCCTCCCCCCGGGCCACCCTGCAACTGCTGCGCACCGCCCGGGCGGTCGCCGCGCTGGAGGGACGCGACTACGTGCTCCCGGACGACCTCCAGGCACTCGCCGTCCCGGTGCTCGCACACCGGGTGATCTCGACCGCGGACGCCCAGCTCGCCCGGCGGACCACCGACGCGATCATCTCCGACCTGGTACACCGGCTGCCGTTGCCGCACGAGCGGCAGCGCTCGCCGTACGACACCCGGCCGGCGACCGGGGACGGCAGCAGCGGGCGCTCCCAGTACGAGCCGCGGGGGCGTTGA
- a CDS encoding DUF58 domain-containing protein: protein MREALRGLTTRGRSFLAAAVAAAISALILGEKDLLRVAVLLGILPLLAALYVGRSRYKLACSRSLEPHRVPVGASSRVVLRLQNMSRLPTGTLLLEDRLPYALGSRPRVVLERLGAHQASSVAYTVRADVRGRYEVGPLVIRLTDPFGLCELTRAFPSVDPLTVIPQVTPLPSVRLAGEYAGTGESRARSVAVHGEDDAATREYRRGDDLRRVHWKSTARTGELMVRREEQPWESRATVVLDTRAFAHRGEGPTASFEWAVSAVASIAVHLRQAGYKLRLVSDSGIDASANDAGGEGLLLDYLADVRPSQRGDVATLVERVRQHSDGGLVIALLGTLTTAEADLLAGLRGNGATCIAFLVDSSTWLNLTPQAREEANHAHGAAALGLMRSGWRVVGVEHGSKLPALWPQAARGSQGFAWRAVLAETVAGGVR, encoded by the coding sequence GTGCGCGAGGCGCTGCGCGGACTCACCACCCGGGGACGGTCCTTCCTGGCCGCCGCCGTGGCAGCGGCGATCTCCGCGTTGATCCTCGGCGAGAAGGACCTGCTCCGGGTCGCCGTGCTGCTCGGCATACTGCCGCTGCTCGCCGCGCTCTACGTCGGGCGCAGCCGCTACAAGCTGGCGTGCAGCCGCTCGCTGGAACCGCACCGGGTCCCGGTCGGGGCGAGTTCCCGGGTGGTGCTCCGGTTGCAGAACATGTCCCGGCTGCCGACCGGGACGCTGCTGCTGGAGGACCGGCTGCCATACGCGCTCGGCAGCCGTCCCCGGGTGGTGCTGGAGCGCCTCGGCGCGCACCAGGCGAGTTCGGTGGCGTACACGGTCCGGGCCGACGTGCGCGGCCGCTACGAGGTCGGCCCGCTGGTGATCCGGCTGACCGACCCGTTCGGGCTCTGCGAGCTGACCCGGGCGTTCCCCAGCGTCGACCCGCTCACCGTCATCCCGCAGGTCACCCCGCTCCCCTCGGTCCGGCTGGCCGGCGAGTACGCGGGCACCGGCGAGAGCCGGGCCCGTTCGGTCGCGGTGCACGGCGAGGACGACGCGGCGACCCGGGAGTACCGGCGCGGCGACGACCTGCGCCGGGTGCACTGGAAGTCCACCGCCCGCACCGGTGAGCTGATGGTGCGCCGGGAGGAGCAGCCCTGGGAGAGCCGGGCCACGGTGGTGCTGGACACCCGGGCGTTCGCGCACCGGGGCGAGGGGCCGACCGCCAGCTTCGAGTGGGCGGTCTCGGCGGTGGCCAGCATCGCCGTGCACCTGCGGCAGGCCGGCTACAAACTCCGGCTGGTCAGCGACTCCGGCATCGACGCCAGCGCGAACGACGCCGGTGGCGAGGGCCTGCTGCTCGACTACCTCGCCGACGTGCGGCCCAGCCAGCGCGGCGACGTGGCGACGCTCGTCGAGCGGGTCCGGCAGCACTCCGACGGCGGGCTGGTGATCGCGCTGCTCGGCACGCTCACCACCGCCGAGGCGGATCTGCTGGCCGGGCTGCGCGGCAACGGCGCGACCTGCATCGCGTTCCTGGTGGACAGCTCCACCTGGCTCAACCTGACCCCGCAGGCGCGCGAGGAGGCGAACCACGCACACGGTGCGGCCGCGCTCGGGCTGATGCGCAGCGGCTGGCGGGTGGTCGGGGTCGAACACGGCAGCAAGCTGCCGGCGCTCTGGCCGCAGGCGGCCCGGGGCTCGCAGGGCTTCGCCTGGCGGGCCGTCCTGGCCGAGACGGTCGCCGGTGGAGTGCGGTGA